From Rhodothermales bacterium:
ACATCCGCCGGCGAGCTGAGCCAGTCATCCGTGCCGATGAGGAGCAGCGTCGGGACGGTGGCCCGAGCGGCAAAGTTGAACGGGTCGGTCGAAAGCGGCGCCTCCCTCGTAGGCACGGCACACCCCACAGCGGCGACGAGCCGCGGCTCCAATGCAGCGAGGCGTAGTGCGATCCCACCACCCATACTGTACCCCACGACGGCCATTCTCGCTGGATCCAGCTCTTGGCGGCTCGAGAGGTAGTCGAGGGCGCGGCGGGCATCGATAGTGGACTCGACGACCATGTCCCGATTGCGCGTGAAGAGGCTGTCGCCGAACGTCAGGTAGACTGGATTCTGGTAGTCGTTCACTGCGCTACGCTCACCGTGCAACTGAAGGTCGATGGCAAAGACGCCGATCTCCGCAGCCAGCAGAGAATCTCGCAAATCGACGCGGTCGTCCCGCTCCCACCGGTCTTTCGAGCTACCGAGGCCATGCACGAGAAGTACGACGGGTACCCTTGCGTCTCGGGACTGCGGTAGGGCCAGGATACCCGGGACTCGCTCTCCGTTCTGCGTGGTGAACACGACCTTCTCGTAGGTAATGGCGTCCTCCTCCCATGACTCCACAGTTCGCGGAGAGATAGGCAAGCTCCGGTCGTAGTCATAGAACTGCCTGACAACTCCGAATACCTCATCTGAGGACGGAGCGAAATCCGCTCGATGAACCTGTTGCGGCGGTAGTTCTTGAGCGTAGGCTTCACCTGGGCTGAATGCCAGGATAAGCACTGCAGCGATTAGGAGCGCGCCTACAGACAATGGAGAGGGCCAGGGCGGTAGTGGCTTTGGCATCATAGGATGATGGTCGGTAGAACATACCAGAGTGTCAAGAGGGTTATCCGTGCACACCCCGCCTGCGCAGCATACGTGGGTCACGTTACGTCGGGGCTATCGAATTCATCCAGGGTGTGTTCGACATGAGTGATGCAGCGATCAATCGAGGGTATCGGAAGATAGCTTCCTCCAACGCCGTTGCTCTAGTTCGACATCAAGCGCAGAAAGAAGGGTAGGGAAGTACGCTTCCATGGAGACGTCGCTTGCTTCGTAGGCGGATAGGGCCTCATACAGGAATAGGCTGAGGATGTATCCCCTCTCGTACTCATTCTCAACCATGGTTGCTACTTCTTCTTGAGACGCATCATGCAGCCGACCAGAGAGAATCTTGTCAACCGTTCGTACTAGAGATTCCTCGACCACGGTCTTCCAGGTGCTGTTGCCCCCGAGTCTTTCCTGAGCCAGTGGCAGTAGAGCCAAATGCGACTCAATTTCGCTGACGTGCTTGTCG
This genomic window contains:
- a CDS encoding alpha/beta fold hydrolase, with translation MMPKPLPPWPSPLSVGALLIAAVLILAFSPGEAYAQELPPQQVHRADFAPSSDEVFGVVRQFYDYDRSLPISPRTVESWEEDAITYEKVVFTTQNGERVPGILALPQSRDARVPVVLLVHGLGSSKDRWERDDRVDLRDSLLAAEIGVFAIDLQLHGERSAVNDYQNPVYLTFGDSLFTRNRDMVVESTIDARRALDYLSSRQELDPARMAVVGYSMGGGIALRLAALEPRLVAAVGCAVPTREAPLSTDPFNFAARATVPTLLLIGTDDWLSSPADVHTLHGLLPEGSDLTFFESGHSLPRKFTWEAAAWLIERFQ